Below is a window of Methanocaldococcus jannaschii DSM 2661 DNA.
GCTCAACTTAGTTCCACTTTTTATCTCTTCTAATATAAAAAATTCACTTGCTAAATGCCTCAAAGTTTTATAACCAAAACCCATTAATGGGGTTATATATTGGATATTTTTCCTCATCTCTAAGCTCTGAATCTCTGAATAGCTAAGCTTTGGGACTCTATCATCTCTTCTTGTCCCATCCGCTAAAATGCTATATTCATCAGCCAAAATTTCTAAGACAGTTTTATGAACATATTGTATTGCAGGGCCAGGATATTTATGTTCAATAATCATATCAGCAGCTTTTTCAACAATTTTTCTATCGAGAGTTATAACTTTATGCTTAAATCCTAAAATTTTAGCAGTTTCTTCAGCTAATTTATAAGAGGGAATAACACCAAAATTTATAGTTATTAGATGAGGATTGTAACCAAGTTTTTTTAATATCACTGCAGAGAGGGAGCTATCTTTCCCTCCACTAAAGAGAACATGAACATCCATAAGTTTCACTTTCTAACAATTTTAATTTCTCTCTTTCTCTTTGTCAATGCACTTATTCTCTCGAGTAAA
It encodes the following:
- a CDS encoding DUF7411 family protein — its product is MDVHVLFSGGKDSSLSAVILKKLGYNPHLITINFGVIPSYKLAEETAKILGFKHKVITLDRKIVEKAADMIIEHKYPGPAIQYVHKTVLEILADEYSILADGTRRDDRVPKLSYSEIQSLEMRKNIQYITPLMGFGYKTLRHLASEFFILEEIKSGTKLSSDYEAEIRHILKERGESPEKYFPEHKQTRVVGLKKEI